One Saccharomyces eubayanus strain FM1318 chromosome XVI, whole genome shotgun sequence DNA segment encodes these proteins:
- the TPK2 gene encoding cAMP-dependent protein kinase catalytic subunit TPK2: MDFVAGQPQPVGQSIQQQQQQQQQNANTHEQDFPQPHHDLQQRQQHHQQLLPSQLPQKSLISKGKYTLHDFQIMRTLGTGSFGRVHLVRSVHNGRYYAIKVLKKQQIVKMKQVEHTNDERRMLKLVEHPFLIRMWGTFQDARNIFMVMDYIEGGELFSLLRKSQRFPNPVAKFYAAEVILALEYLHGHNIIYRDLKPENILLDRNGHIKITDFGFAKEVQTVTWTLCGTPDYIAPEVITTKPYNKSVDWWSLGVLIYEMLAGYTPFYDTTPMKTYEKILQGKVIYPPYFHPDVVDLLSKLITADLTRRIGNLQSGSKDIKAHPWFSEVVWERLLAKDIETPYEPPITSGIGDTSLFDQYPEEQLDYGIQGDDPYAEYFHDF, translated from the coding sequence ATGGATTTCGTTGCGGGACAACCTCAACCAGTTGGTCAGTCAAtccaacagcaacagcaacagcagcaacaaaatGCAAATACGCACGAACAAGATTTCCCGCAACCGCATCATGACCTGCAACAGcgacaacaacatcatcaacaaCTGCTGCCATCTCAACTGCCTCAGAAATCCCTGATTTCCAAAGGTAAGTATACACTACACGACTTCCAAATCATGAGAACGCTTGGTACTGGATCTTTTGGTAGAGTTCATCTGGTACGTTCCGTCCACAATGGACGTTATTATGCTATAAAGGTTTTAAAAAAGCAGCAGATTgtgaagatgaaacaaGTCGAACATACTAATGATGAACGACGTATGCTAAAGCTTGTCGAGCATCCATTTTTGATTAGAATGTGGGGGACTTTCCAAGATGCAAGGAATATCTTTATGGTAATGGATTATATCGAGGGTGGTGAACTTTTTTCACTGCTAAGAAAATCCCAAAGGTTCCCCAATCCTGTAGCTAAATTTTATGCTGCAGAAGTCATATTGGCACTGGAATACTTGCATGGCCATAATATCATTTATAGGGATCTGAAACCAGAAAATATCTTGTTGGACAGAAATGGCCATATCAAGATAACCGATTTTGGGTTCGCTAAAGAGGTGCAAACGGTCACATGGACTCTTTGTGGGACTCCGGATTATATTGCTCCTGAAGTTATTACCACAAAGCCTTATAATAAATCCGTGGATTGGTGGTCTCTTGGTGTTCTAATCTACGAAATGTTAGCTGGTTATACACCGTTTTATGATACTACGCCAATGAAGACGTATGAGAAGATTTTACAAGGAAAAGTCATATATCCGCCATATTTCCATCCTGATGTCGTGGATTTACTAAGTAAGCTAATTACTGCAGACTTAACAAGAAGAATCGGTAATTTGCAAAGCGGTTCCAAGGACATTAAAGCCCACCCATGGTTTAGTGAAGTGGTATGGGAAAGATTATTGGCCAAGGACATCGAAACTCCATACGAGCCCCCTATCACATCAGGCATTGGTGACACCTCTTTGTTTGATCAGTATCCTGAAGAGCAATTAGATTACGGTATCCAGGGTGATGATCCATATGCGGAATACTTCCACGATTTTTAA
- the AFT2 gene encoding Aft2p yields the protein MTAKSIKSITSVPISMSKTGKMRLTASPDNLASMMSRDQNKLIHLDPVPFFKDRHEIKPWLQKIFYPQGIDIVIERSDSGKVTFKCRSVRSNMRLNPEFKSTSSRSHACPFRIRAAFSVRLQKWNVVVMNNIHAHELRFDLITKTDDYKKFKETLRQKRDEKAIKTFDELEYKASLNLPLVTPIISCDCGLTKEIEASNNIFLPISNPSLTSKKSVLKANKNSVSKAKSKQPENSKPGLRLKTQLDSTLDATGFLDDIKVQSAFVSTGNAESLMDLNEIDFTNMFNNNSAIPNSNQGLMDFSVDPITGPSSSLFPSTPIEPFSQNNVTLAISESIASSSPNFMEMKAPYEDEIMDLLKDNKSNAPTSDTDINTDLGKDISDSLGMLNYNYEALLQFNDNEFSELKSIDPALISK from the coding sequence ATGACGGCGAAGTCCATTAAAAGCATAACGTCCGTTCCAATATCAATGTCAAAAACTGGAAAGATGAGGTTGACGGCATCTCCAGATAACCTGGCGTCTATGATGTCCAGAGACCAAAATAAGCTCATTCATCTGGACCCCgttccatttttcaaagacagACATGAAATCAAACCATGGTTACAAAAGATCTTTTACCCGCAAGGTATAGATATTGTCATCGAGAGGTCAGATTCTGGGAAAGTCACTTTTAAATGCAGATCAGTACGATCTAACATGAGGCTGAATCCTGAATTCAAAAGTACATCTTCAAGGTCGCACGCATGCCCATTTAGAATCAGGGCCGCCTTTTCTGTACGGTTACAGAAGTGGAATGTGGTTGTCATGAATAATATACATGCACATGAACTGAGGTTTGATTTGATCACTAAGACAGATGACtataaaaaattcaaggaAACCCTCCGCCAGAAACGTGATGAAAAGGCAATCAAAACCTTTGATGAGCTGGAATATAAGGCCAGTCTAAACTTACCGCTCGTGACACCGATTATCTCCTGTGACTGTGGTCTgaccaaagaaattgaagctTCCAATAATATATTTCTTCCGATATCAAATCCTTCTTTGACGTCTAAAAAAAGCGTGCTCAAAGCTAATAAGAATTCCGTCTCTAAGGCAAAATCTAAACAACcagaaaattcaaagccTGGGCTAAGGCTGAAAACGCAATTAGATTCAACCCTAGATGCAACTGGATTTTTAGATGATATCAAAGTACAAAGCGCTTTTGTATCGACAGGAAACGCCGAGTCACTAATGGACTTGAACGAGATCGACTTCACTAATATGTTTAATAACAATAGTGCTATCCCAAATTCCAATCAAGGTCTGATGGATTTCTCAGTGGATCCCATTACAGgaccttcttcttccctATTTCCTTCAACGCCCATAGAGCCTTTTTCACAAAACAATGTGACATTAGCTATTTCGGAGTCAATagcatcttcttctccaaatTTCATGGAAATGAAGGCTCCTTACGAGGACGAGATCATGGATCTTCTcaaagataataaaagcAATGCACCAACCTCTGACACAGATATCAATACAGATTTAGGGAAGGATATAAGCGATAGTCTTGGCATGCTAAACTATAATTATGAAGCATTGCTTCAGTTTAATGATAACGAATTTAGTGAATTGAAGTCTATCGATCCAGCACTAATATCAAAGTAA